One Robbsia sp. KACC 23696 DNA segment encodes these proteins:
- the def gene encoding peptide deformylase — MALLNILKYPDKRLHKVAKPVAVVDDRIKTLARDMAETMYDAPGVGLAATQIDVHERVITIDVSEARDDLLVLINPEIVWASDERKLNEEGCLSVPGIYDNVERAERVRVKALDENGQLREIEAEGLLAICIQHEMDHLLGKVFVEYLSPMKQNRVRTKLKKQAANA, encoded by the coding sequence ATGGCGTTGTTGAATATATTGAAATACCCGGACAAGCGACTGCACAAAGTGGCGAAGCCGGTTGCGGTCGTCGACGACCGGATCAAGACTCTCGCCCGCGATATGGCCGAGACGATGTACGACGCGCCGGGCGTCGGCTTGGCGGCGACGCAGATCGACGTGCACGAGCGGGTCATTACGATCGACGTCTCCGAGGCGCGTGACGACCTCCTCGTGCTGATCAATCCCGAAATTGTTTGGGCGAGCGACGAACGCAAACTGAACGAAGAGGGTTGTCTGTCCGTTCCCGGCATCTATGACAATGTCGAGCGTGCGGAACGCGTGCGCGTGAAGGCGTTGGACGAAAACGGCCAATTGCGTGAGATCGAAGCAGAAGGTCTCCTGGCCATTTGCATCCAGCACGAGATGGATCACCTGCTCGGCAAGGTCTTTGTCGAGTATCTGTCGCCGATGAAGCAGAATCGGGTTCGCACCAAGTTGAAGAAGCAGGCCGCGAACGCCTGA
- the fmt gene encoding methionyl-tRNA formyltransferase has translation MALGGAVAAGTRALRVIFAGTPEFAAQALAAICDAGFVVPLVLTQPDRPAGRGMKLSPSAVKREALARGVPVAQPTSLRLDGRYPDEAASAEALLRETPHDVMVVAAYGLILPQWVLDLPPHGCINIHASLLPRWRGAAPIQRAIEAGDAETGVTLMQMDAGLDTGAMISGVTVPIGPRTTTALLHDALADAGAAAIVAALIALERDGHLAATPQPEAGVTYAEKIAKTESALDWRKDAHALTRQILAFDPFPGASTVRDGATLKVWSAEPAARPAESATALPGTVLQSDASGVVVACGAQQALRLLACQKPGGKRLGIREFLTGFPISIGQRFEVDPS, from the coding sequence ATGGCCTTGGGTGGCGCCGTTGCGGCCGGCACGCGTGCGTTGCGCGTGATCTTTGCCGGGACGCCCGAATTCGCGGCGCAAGCGCTGGCTGCCATTTGCGACGCGGGCTTTGTCGTGCCGCTCGTGTTGACGCAGCCGGATCGTCCCGCCGGACGCGGCATGAAGTTGAGTCCCAGCGCCGTGAAGCGCGAAGCACTGGCGCGTGGCGTGCCAGTGGCGCAGCCGACGTCGTTGCGACTCGATGGCCGTTATCCCGACGAAGCCGCGTCTGCCGAAGCACTGCTGCGCGAGACGCCGCACGATGTCATGGTGGTTGCGGCCTACGGCTTGATCCTCCCGCAATGGGTATTGGACCTGCCGCCGCATGGCTGCATCAATATTCACGCCTCGCTGCTGCCGCGATGGCGCGGCGCGGCGCCCATTCAGCGCGCGATCGAAGCGGGCGATGCCGAGACCGGCGTCACATTGATGCAGATGGACGCGGGGCTCGATACCGGCGCGATGATCTCGGGCGTCACTGTGCCGATCGGGCCGCGTACCACGACCGCGCTGCTCCACGATGCCTTGGCCGACGCCGGTGCGGCCGCCATTGTCGCGGCCTTGATCGCGTTGGAGCGGGACGGACACTTGGCGGCGACGCCCCAGCCCGAGGCGGGGGTGACCTACGCCGAGAAGATCGCGAAGACGGAAAGTGCCCTGGATTGGCGGAAGGACGCTCATGCGCTGACCCGCCAGATCCTTGCCTTTGATCCCTTTCCGGGCGCCTCTACGGTACGCGATGGGGCGACGCTGAAAGTGTGGTCCGCCGAACCTGCGGCGCGCCCCGCCGAAAGCGCAACCGCACTGCCGGGCACCGTCCTACAGTCGGACGCCTCAGGGGTGGTCGTTGCGTGCGGTGCCCAACAGGCGCTGCGATTGCTGGCCTGCCAGAAGCCCGGCGGCAAACGCTTGGGAATTCGCGAATTTCTCACGGGGTTTCCAATCTCCATCGGTCAGCGATTCGAAGTCGACCCATCGTAA
- a CDS encoding LysE family translocator, which translates to MFGITHFSLFVLSCIALSVTPGPDSAFIVARSVSDGQRAGLASALGIITGCCVHLSLTVLGLAALLAASVQAFTIVKWVGAAYLIWLGIRMLITRQAARASATTSASPTADTRRGAAELMSVGATSPASPAVADRGAAVSVRRLFWQGFVTNLLNPKVVLFFVAFFPQFVEPGLGDKRLAFLALGLVFISISLVWNTGLAVVAGSLTRRVEANPQIKRWVDRAVGSLFVGLGVRLALVTR; encoded by the coding sequence ATGTTCGGCATCACCCATTTCTCATTGTTTGTTCTTTCATGCATCGCCTTGTCGGTGACGCCGGGGCCGGACTCCGCTTTCATCGTCGCGCGGAGCGTCAGCGACGGCCAGCGCGCCGGGCTGGCGTCCGCGCTCGGGATCATCACCGGTTGCTGTGTCCATCTGTCGCTGACGGTGCTGGGACTCGCGGCGTTGCTAGCGGCATCGGTGCAAGCCTTCACAATCGTCAAGTGGGTCGGTGCGGCCTACTTGATCTGGTTGGGCATCCGCATGTTGATCACGCGTCAGGCCGCGCGAGCTAGCGCGACCACATCGGCGTCGCCGACCGCCGATACGCGCCGCGGCGCGGCCGAACTGATGAGCGTCGGTGCGACGTCCCCTGCCTCGCCGGCGGTTGCCGACCGCGGCGCGGCTGTCTCGGTGCGGCGACTTTTCTGGCAAGGCTTCGTGACGAATCTGTTGAATCCGAAGGTCGTGCTGTTCTTCGTCGCCTTCTTCCCCCAGTTTGTCGAGCCAGGGCTGGGCGACAAGCGTCTTGCCTTTCTGGCGCTCGGCCTCGTCTTTATTTCGATATCGCTGGTGTGGAATACGGGGCTGGCGGTCGTGGCCGGCAGTTTGACGCGTCGCGTCGAGGCAAATCCGCAAATCAAGC